The following DNA comes from Hemibagrus wyckioides isolate EC202008001 linkage group LG05, SWU_Hwy_1.0, whole genome shotgun sequence.
cacatatgcgtgtgtgtgtgtgtgtgtgtgtgtgtgtacatgtgcacGTCTCAGGTTATCAAGCAGCTAATGAAGAAGGAGTTCACTCTGGAGTTTTCTCGGGACAGAAAGTCCATGTCTGTATACTGCACCCCCAGCAAGGGCAAGTCCACCACCAGCAAGATGTTCGTTAAGGTGAGTAGATATGAACCATACCAGATATGAAAAACAGCTAAAAGTCTTCAAAACGGAGTAGTTAAACcatagcatttatttttaaatctgcCTTCTTCATCATGATTTAAACAGGACATTAACGCTAAACCCCTGTTTGCAGGGAGCCCCAGAGGGAGTGATTGACAGGTGTTCATATGTACGTGTGGGAGCCTCTCGTGTGCCCATGTCTCAGGGTATTAAGGATAAGATCATGTCTGTTATCCGGGAGTACGGCACTGGACGGGACACGCTGCGTTGCCTGGCACTGGCTACCCGGGACAACCCGCTCAGGAAGGATGAGATGGTTCTGTCCGATACAGCACGCTTCTCTGATTATGAGGTACTGCTTAGCGCCTTCATGTCCGCCTTTAAATCTATAGCGTTCTTGCTGAATACTATTTGCTAATTAGGCTGACTGTGTATTTAAAGGTGCAGCTTGTAATGATTTAAGGTGTTTAATATTCATAGaatttacaaataatatttTCAGAAATGATTTGTAATGCTTTGTTATGAGTTGAGATTTCAGACTTTCACTCACCACTTTTTCTTGCCCAGAaatattcctttatttttttcactttacaGGAAGTCTTTAAAATTGTTACATTATACTATAGATATTTCGTCAAAGCTTTAATTGTGTACTAATGACATGAGAAAAAGTGCTGAGTTCCTTTCCTGTTCTGCTGTGTGCAGTCTGACCTGACGTTTGTGGGCTGCGTGGGCATGCTGGATCCTCCCCGGACTGAGGTGGCTGCCTCCATCAAACTGTGTCGTCAGGCCGGTATTCGGGTCATCATGATCACAGGAGATAACAAAGGCACTGCTGTGGCCATCTGCAGGCGCATCGGCATCTTCTCCGAGGACGATGATGTACATTGCATGGCCTTCACTGGCCGTGAGTTCGATGATCTTTCCCCCAACTCACAGCGCGAGGCTGTCATGGCTGCCCGCTGCTTCGCCCGTGTCGAACCCTCTCACAAGTCTAAGATTGTGGAGTTCCTCCAGGGCTTCGATGAGATCACTGCAATGGTAACGACATCAAACTCCAAACCTGTAGAACATTCTAGAGCTCAACAGTAAAGTTATAATTTATAATGATCTAATGTAAAACAGATTAGAGTTATGACTTATAATATTTGAAATAGTATTAAATTCTCGCTTCATTTTAATGATTAGATTACAGCTGCTGTAAAAGCTAAAACTGCTCACAATTCATGACTGTCACAATCACGTCCTCCACAGACGGGAGATGGGGTGAATGATGCCCCTGCCCTGAAGAAGGCAGAGATTGGCATCGCCATGGGCTCTGGCACTGCCGTGGCCAAGACAGCCTCGGAAATGGTCCTCGCCGATGACAACTTTTCCACCATCGTAGCCGCTGTTGAGGAAGGTCGAGCCATTTACAACAACATGAAGCAGTTCATCCGCTACCTCATCTCCTCCAACGTCGGGGAAGTCGTCTGGTCAGTCGGTTTATGTAAAACACCAGTCTCACTGGACCTTTTGCTGGGTTTTTCTCTggggtgggaaaaaaaattaggcACGGTGTTACATGTATTCTCCTTGTATTTTTATAGAAAAGCCATCCTATATTCTACAGCCGTGTGCTTTCAAGATTCCCAAATTTGTTGGAATGAACTTGAGGCTATTTGAAATCCTGCATTTTTTCCCATGCagattgtatttgtatttatttgtgtttgtgactGCTGACTCCTGCATTATAACCACATGCTGTTTCACTTAGTACTGTGTTCCTCTCCTGCGTCTCGGGACATTGCAGAATAAAAGAGGAGACACCTGAGATTTGATGCTTGGATCTTtctgtttgctgtgagtaacagcaaagagtttttttttctctgcagtaTCTTTCTGACTGCAGCACTGGGTTTCCCTGAGGCTCTGATCCCAGTGCAGCTGCTGTGGGTAAACCTGGTGACAGACGGCTTGCCCGCCACTGCGCTTGGCTTCAATCCCCCTGACCTGGACATTATGAACAAACCTCCCCGCAATGCCAAGGAGCCCCTGATTTCCGGCTGGCTCTTTTTCAGATACCTCGCCATTGGCTGTGAGTTCATATGCTTCTTAACTGAGTCCTTAGAACCTGTGTGTAATTGCTGATGGACTGGTCAGATCCAACCAGATGGGCTCCTTCCTGCTTTGATACACAGGGCTGTCCTGAACAGACCTGATAAAATATGTCttagattttcatttttatgaacTCCGATTAGCTGTAGTAAAACCTTGTAGAGCTGAAATATTTGACTTTTAGCTTGGCTGGTAGGCATTTGTAcagttttatatgtatataccCATAAGTATTGTTAACGGGCCAAACCTCTAACATATCCACTCGAGTTCTGATCTGAAACTCTGAAGCTCTGCAGCATGGAGCTCCCTCAGGTGTGGGATTGAGATCCTGAGAGTTGTAGGTGGTAattgcagtgtgtctgtgctgtgtCTCGTAGGCTATGTGGGAGCTGCTACAGTGGGAGCTGCAGCCTGGTGGTTCACTGTGGCTGATGACGGCCCTCAGATCACCCTCTACCAGCTGGTGAGTGTTTCGGTCAAGCTTCAGGGCTGCACGTGGGATGTGGAGCTGTTAATAATAACAGTTCATTTTGTTCAACATGTGAAATCCTTTTCTAATGtacccttttttttattttaactggcacatttcctgtctgtgtgttgtgttgtgttgcctTTCATTCCTATCAGAGCCACTTCCTGCAGTGTTCTCCTGACCATCCTGACTTTCACGATCTGGAGTGTCACGTGTTTGAATCGCCGTACCCCATGACCATGGCCCTGTCTGTCCTCGTCACCATCGAGATGTGCAATGCTCTCAACAGGTTTgtcacaaaccacacacacacaaggcccAAGCAATAAAATACAAGCTCAGCTGGAAAAGGCTGATTTCAAGCCTGGATAAGGCTAAAGTCTTAAATTTGAACTGTTCTGCACTTTTTCCACAAAAGGGACAATTCTGAGCCTCTAAAAAAAACCTGGCTTAGTACCAGTCTATTAACTCATCATCAGAGTGTCTTATTTTATCCCTGTTCCTTCCTACAGTGAGCTAACTTAGTTATATAACAgcaatgtatataaaatatacaccgGACAGACacttaaatattttgttttaattgctcaaaaacacctgaatcgatgaagaaaagaataacaagtaagtaagtaaaaatGACTACTGATGTCTGAGCCAAAAGCAATCAAATCATTTACCTCTCATCCTTGTTTTCTGACAAGATATTTATGACATTAGGTAATGCTGAAGGATTTATTACTGGAAGGTAATTCTTAGATATTTTTAAAAGCAGAAAAGTAAACCAAACCATGGGGTCATTTgctaaaaattaaaagttaaccAGATTCACGAACAAGCACTGTGTTGCAGCAAGACACAGAAACCTCTGCACTGAGACGGAGATTATTAGTGAAGGTGTTTGGGAGATTTATTGGAAATCACTGCTCGGTGTAGTTGTCAGTGACTCAGTGAAGagtccacagagagagagagagagagagagagagagagatgaacgtCTGTAAGAAGTCTTTTTTATTCTCCCGACTGCTCTGTAGTGTACTGTTTGGATTTCTGTAAGTGACACACAACTCTAAAGCTTGTGCCATTTGATGTGCAGCACAACACAGTCATCATTTTCTTGCCTGTCTCCTTACTGTCagtctcttttgtttttttaatccccGTAACAAATCTCCAACTCTCTTTTCATTCATGTCCAGTCTGTCGGAGAACCAGTCTCTGCTGCGTATGCCTCCGTGGGAGAACGTGTGGCTGCTGGGAGCCATTTGCCTCTCCATGTCCCTGCACTTCCTCATCCTCTACGTCGAGCCGCTGCCAGTAAGAATAAAGGAGGATGGAACGAGCAGGGGGTTTAGGAGACACTTGCCTGATTTCGGATTATCTGAGAATATCTTGCATTATAAGTCTTAGTTTAAATCAGATCAGAGTCGATCAACAAAATGAAGAAACTGGTTCAGTTCAGCAGATCCTCTAATTGCAGTTTGTCCAATCacatgtgtttatgtatattatttatatttacagcattttgccCTATTCAAAGCCAATTACATTATATTTCATTGACTGGGGATTAAGgttcttgctcaggggccctgcAATGGCAGCACCaggattcaagctcacaaccttctgatcagaagtctaacaccttaaccagtgagctaccacatcctccaCTAATTAACTGAAGGCACATCAGACCACAGACAAGCAACAGGGATTAATTTCAaatccatttacatttatggcatttggtcAACGCCCCTATTCAGcaaacctcacaaccttctggtcagtagaCATGGCACTAGCTTATAATGGAGAGTTTTTTCCTAAAGGAAATcagattgtttttatttttcattttattttatttttaatggccATCTCTTgtctttttaaagaaataaaatcttaGATTAATTCTCCTGAAGATTCACTACAGGTCAAAATCTTCGAAGCTAGTCAAAGCCCAACATGAAGCACAATTTCAAAACAAAACGTAACtgttgtagtattttatagCCATAAAGATCCTTACTGCATTAAATGGTAAAATAACTATAACCTTTCAGTCATGTTAGTTGATTATGCAGAACTTTGTAACTAAAATATTTTAGGTACCATTTTCGAACCCTCTATAAAACCCTATAAATCTGAACTGAAATGAAGTTTATTCATGTACACTGTATTCATTGCCATTTTGTTCCATCATGATGCAcgtgcttgctctctctctctgtgcttcttCATGGAAACCTGAGAAATTCTTCCCCGTCTCTCCCCCTTTCAGGTCATCTTCCAGATCACTCCTCTGAGCGTGGCCCAGTGGCTGATGGTGCTGAAGATCTCCGTGCCTGTCATCCTGCTGGATGAGCTGCTCAAGTTCGTGGCGAGGAACTACCTGGAGCCGGGTAAAGATTTAGCCGCAGGGGTGCAGCAAGAGAGCTGGAGCGTGTCTGCATGCGTCCAGGGCATCTCCTGGTCCTTCATAGCTCTGTGTCTCCCCCTGGTGGTGTGGCTGTACAGCACGGACACTAACACGAGCCGCTCGCTGGGGTCCTCCTGACTGAGCGCACACTGACTGCGAGCTGCCGTGACGCTAACACACAACCACTACCCATTAACCCAGAACCACCATTAACCCGGTCCGATTGAACGTTTGCACAGGAATCCACATTGTGTATGTTTGCTGATTTTTTATAATTAGCTCTAAGATCGATGACTTATTATTCGTTGTTGTAACTGTTCCATTTTAAAGCACacatgaattgtttttttttttacatatatatatatatatatatatatatatatataaaacagctATATTATTAGATGTTATAAGCAGTCAGTggattaatatatttattagctCATTTTTAAGGGGCATGGACCCGTGGAACGTCCTCGCTGTCCTCAAGATGgatcaggacagtgtgtgtggtcattaaaaaaaaaaaaactttcattaTATCCCAGATTAGATTGTTTTGTTAAAATCACCCCCTtcctaatttatattttttaatttctttaaaaaaaaaacaaaaaacaaacaaacggtTACTTCTTGCAAATACTTTCTGCATTTGGCAGAATTCAGCTACCTCACTTCCACTGCTGTCCAGATCATTTTAACCTTAATTTTATcttattagattattttttcTCAACACCAGCCCAGCTGAATATCTTTAAAGGGgcagtatgtatttttttttaaccatgaaGATGCTAAATGCAATTCAATAAAAACACTTATATGCCTTTTACATAgccccctaacacacacacatgcacacacacacacacacacacacacaccaccatcttaAGGATTAGTATCTCTACTATTAGTAGATATCTATTAGTATCTGATTGATTCCTATTTCCAGGCCAGAAGaaatacaacaacataaaaacgAGTTATATCTTTTCTATTTGTCATAATTTTTCATTTAGGGTAGCTTTGAAATTATAATAACAAATTATTAGTTGTCTAGACACTTATCTAGACAAATATTatagactgcacctttaaagatGAAAAGGTTGGAAAAGCACCAGGATTGTCTCTTAGCCATGATTATATTCTGCTGAGTTATTTAGGAGGATGAAGGATATTCTGTGATCACACTTTATGTGGACACAGTTCggagtatttttattttccgtGACCTGTGTGAGGTTGTGGAAAACGTGCACAATGCTATGGCTTAacatgtaggtaagtgtgtgtgtgtgtgtgtgtgtgtgtaaaagaacatGCATTTGTTTGAAACAAGTACCAACCTACAGCACAAATGTCTCTAGAGATTTAGGGAATTCTGTGAATTGTACATCCTGCCATTAGTAAAGGTCAGCTAGAAGCCTATCATATGTAGTTTGACAGATCCTTTATTTTTACGTGAACTGTCCCCTGCTTCACTCAATATGTGACTTCTAATAATAGTAATACATTTTTAACTTATTTCTTTCCCCATTGCTTTGCTCCGAGTGTGAGAACAGAATCATAACCTTCTGCCCCTGCACCGTGTCTCACCCCCTAAAGATGAAACTCTTCCTAATACCGCAAGCTGCATTTTCTTTAATCATCTAATCACACGACTTTGAGAggtagggttgccaggtctgcaCTAAACTTTCTATTACAAACTTTGTAGTTACGGACAAGCATCAgaaatactattattattttaattaatggaCAGCTGCATTCTTTAAAAAGCCCTGCTTTCTTCAAAAAGTTTAATATGTAAGCAATATAGTTGTATGCTTATATGCtgataaaggaaaataatcagtgatgggtTGGTGTGGTGATGCAAAATACAAGCGTTAATGCTAGTACCCTGAAGgtgatttcttttaaatacaccatttattatagtttttatagTGGTGttttaagtggttaaggctctgggttgttcatTGGAGtaatggggttcaagccccagcaccaccaagctccactggggggcaattgagcaaggcccttaaacctctctgctccaggggcactgtagtATAGCTTCCCCTGCTCTGTGACCCGAACTTcctacatatacatatatatataataggcTAATTTgacatttctaaattgtctgtaatgtgtgtgtgtgtgtgtgtgtgagagaggcttTGTGccttgtccagggtgtcccctatCTCGTTCTCTgagagtcccctgggatagactccaggctccagaCTCCAGGCTCCAGGTGTAGGAAAAGCAGCACAGAAAATGGATATATCAAtgaatttaacattttaaacatcttaAGTAACAACCGGAACGACATTCCCTGAACTTTTTTTGTTAGATTTCAATTCGTTACGAAGTCGTTACTGTACATAGTAAACGATAGTGAATTAGAACAAGCGCATTAACAGAACAGAGCCCTTTGATTTGCCTTGAACCTGACccatcagaattgagaattccaaaaacattcatataaaaataatctGATATAAACCCTTCTACCTGCAGGATAAAAAGACATGAACTTACAGGAAAACTGCAGACTTGGCAACCCTTGTAAAGGATTTAACACGTTTATGTCGCATAATGGAAAAAATGGTGTAAAACCCATTTGATACATCTTGAAATGATCAAGTCGTTCACTAAAGCTTTTCTAACAAAATATTCTTTCTTCTGATAGGATCTGATCAgacttctctctgtctctctttccctcctcaGCACCGGCCCTGTAAGCCTGGCCTGGTTCTCAGTAATCCTTGCAGAAGCTGTAAAggttttgttagtttagctgGTGTGTTTTGAGCAGAACCACATCGTTCATGACCTGCATGCCAACCATGCCAAgcgctaaaaagaaaaaaaaaaaggagttaaaaatgttttttttaaaaatgttaattgaGTGAAAGGCTCTGTGGTAAAGAGACTAAATTGAGTGAAATATTAAGGCAGATCAGGGTGCATGCCCCTTTAGGCTACTCAATCATGATGCTGGTGAAACGATAAGCTTTTGTATAGCACAGCAACACTTAatttaaatgtatgtatttaaatacCAGCTGGCAATTAGTGACAGGCAcctgttctttcttttcttttctttttttttttttttttgcaaaaggaCTTGTTTAATTTCGTGAGATGTGTATATCAACCAGATGATTGTGACTGTATGGATTATCGCTTCGCTTTGCACACTATGTGCGTCCTGTTTAAGAGCAGAGGAGAATCAGCATGGAGGAGTGTGATGTggagggtgggggtgggggggacggtgggggtggggggggtcaGCGGATTCTGTTCCGGTGACGACTACGGGCAAGACGCTGCGCAACCGGTCCAGTGTCAAATATTGTAAACATCACAATGGCTTGTGATTAATAAAATGATACGTGACAGTGTGAGTCTTTCTTTGTATTAACAAGCTCATATGTTTCGGATAGATTGgtacatttgtaaaaaaaaaaaaaaaaaagtctagacAGTTCATTTgcaaataagagagagagaatagagaggtgagcaaaagagagagagataagaaagaaagacagagaaaagacgagagagagagagacagaggagagagaaagagagagaggagagggataaaaagagagaaaagaggagagaggtagtgagagaaaaaaatgcaagagggaggagagagaaaagaggagagagagagagagagagagaagacagacagaaagggtgAGAGAAAATGcaagagggaggagagagagaagaaagaaagggtgAGAGAAAATGcaagagggaggagagaggagaggagagagataaagacagaaagagagaggagaggagagagataaagacaaagagagagaggaaagtagagagatagagtgagctAGAGAAAAAATGCAAGAGGGAGGAAAGagaaaacaggagagagagaagaaagacagagagaaaagaggagagagagagagaaagagaagaaagacagagagagaaagagagagacacacatccAGAGGTCCAAGCATGCTGCATCATGATTGGCCCAGTGCTGACTCTTCCTAAGCTGACGTATGGAAAGAAAAGTATTTTACTGTGCATTAATGTATACGTGACTTATGTAACACtctatatctatctatgatGGGATGTGGGAGCTTAGTAATTAAGGTGTTGGATGTGGGAGCTTAGTGGTCAagttgttggactactgatcgaaggattgtgagttcaaacccTAAGctgctcctgagcaaggcccttaaccctcaaatgctccgttgcataaaaatgagaaaaatgtaagtctctctagATAAAggcatctaccaaatgccagaaaagtAAAGTAAGTAAATGTCGGACAACAGATCGGAAGGTtgcgagtttgaatcccagtgTGCCTGTCAAAaatgtatctatctatatatactgtatatacactgacacCTGCTATTATTGGTttcagaaaaaaagggggaattTGACAACTCCTAAAGAATCTGTCATGATTTATTTGTTAACATTGAAAAATAGTATTATTCACAGTTCACAATGCCACAATATCATTATAAAcgttagaataaaaaataagtaacACCACAAAGAGCACTTCAGGCTACATGGATTTAAGTTGATCAATACGCTGATGGGGAAACAAATGCTTCCTCCTTTTGAAGGAGTTTGTTCTACTGTGTGGTTCTTCACTTACTAATGACGTCAGGAATAAACCTGGACCTGTGGAAAGAACTGTTCAGAGATGTTCACAAGGGCATTAAAATTAGCATCAAAGGTAAAGGGAAAAGTCCTGCCCCGAACCAAggtaaatgtgtttatattaaaatatgtgGGATGTGTTTAGCAATTCTGGAGCTAGTTTGTTGGCCTGTGCTGCATTCTCATTCATCATGTGAGATGTgaggggggggggtggggggggtatgTTAGCATAGTTACAATGCAGTTTAATAAGAGGAAAATTCTGTGATCTGTAGTAGAAGTGATAAAACTAAGGCTTTGCCGTTACCCCCTAAGAAAAAACGAGCAAATAGGCTCATGTGGTAAAGTTCATTAGAAAATGGTGTGGGAGAGATCTCGCTGTGGCAAATCTGGAAAAGTGACTGTGATGctcaaaagaaaaaagtatgATCGTTAGATTCAAAACTGAAGCGCAGAGCAGAGTCGTgtacagtcacatgacctgtgTAAAGCCAAAAGACAAACCCTGATAAAAAGGCATTGCTTTTGCTACACAGTGGCAAAGTGTTTCCAAGCATCAGTGCTGTTCTTTATTACTGTGCACCATCACCTGTTACAGTATAGTCCATGTTTTCTGCACAGATTAGTCAGGCTTTCCTGTGCTTTGGCCTGCGCAGACACGGCTCCCAGCCTGCAGGAGGCGCTGCGACACTTTCTGTAGGCCAGGCTACAGTGTGTCTCAAACTCCACAGTCAGGTGTTGATCCAGGATCAGTTTGTGGTGTTTCCTGCTGAGTGATGATACGAGGCAGAAGGAGGCTGGTCCGAGGATCAGTGCAGGCCGCTCACTGCATGCCGAACCACTGCTCCTGGTCGGCCCACTGCGCCGCCTCGCTGTCGCTGCCCTCGAGGTCTCCCTCCTCTCCGCTGCCCTCCATGTCGTCCCCGTCGATCTCCACCGTGGCGTCTGTAGggctctcctccttctccatctTCTGCATGCCCTCTAGAGACTTCTGGTCATTTGGGTCCAGGCTGTGGGAAAGCAAAATACTTTTGTTATTGCACGTATGGCTAGAAAACGTTTTAGAATTTATTCGACTGTGCTGtttcatgtgtgtatgatgagcaGTTAACTCCTGAGAAAAGCTGAGCATCACTTAAGGAAGTTAAAATAGTTAATAGTTACTTTTACATTAGATTGAATAATTACACAAGACGGAAGAGTAAAAAAAGGTCAAGATTAGAAAAAacattatatttgtgtgtgtgtatgtccacTGTGATCTCAGATTCCCGTTCTTTGCTGTTATCTGATGTAAATATCTGCTGTTTTAGCCCAGCCGCCTAAGGGTTTTTGTATTCTGTTCATTCTCAGACGCTTTTCTGCTTGCCGCAATAGAAGTACAcatcactggatgtttttcacCTCGATCTCTGTAAacgtgtgtgaaaatctcagcagtttctgaaatgctcAAACTAGCCTGTCTGGCACCTACAACCATGGCACAGGAGTTTTTTATCCCCCTGATTGATTTTGCTGCTTGTTATGGACATTAAACTGATGTTCTTGACCCGTATCTTCCTGACTGTATGCACTGTGCTGCAGCCACAAGACTGGATAAATAAACAGGTGggaagtggggaaaaaaaccaaacaaaaactaGTCAATGTcttaaaaatgaatgtttaacTCTGTGTTTTTAAAAGAAGACAAGATTACCTCAGTGCTATGCTGTACTGGTCCATGGCCTCCTGATACTCGTTAACAGCGACTAGAAAATCTCCCAGCATTCTGTGCAGCATGCAGTCACTCTGATTGGCCAGGGTATTTCGCAGAAGTGCTATGCCTTCGTCGTATTTCTGTTCTCGACCTGCGTCAGACAAACAGTTTAGGTAAAAAACCAGTGACACGTAGTACACTCTTAATATTCCACCACAGGAACGTTTACAAATGCTGTGCTTTGAGTTTTCTCTATAAACTACAGTTTATTGTCCTGATAATTCGAATCATTGCCAAATTGTTGTAGCATGTAAGGAATAGAAATGTTGAGACATGTTTGTCTtggaa
Coding sequences within:
- the atp2a2a gene encoding sarcoplasmic/endoplasmic reticulum calcium ATPase 2 isoform X1 codes for the protein MENAHTKSVEEVYSYFNVNESTGLSLDQVKRQREKWGTNELPAEEGKSLWELVVEQFEDLLVRILLLAACISFVLAWFEEGEETITAFVEPFVILLILIANAIVGVWQERNAENAIEALKEYEPEMGKVYRQDRKTVQRIKAKDIVPGDIVEVAVGDKVPADIRICSIKSTTLRVDQSILTGESVSVIKHTDPVPDPRAVNQDKKNMLFSGTNIAAGKAVGVVVATGVSTEIGKIRDEMASTEQEKTPLQQKLDEFGEQLSKVISLICIAVWIINIGHFNDPVHGGSWIRGAIYYFKIAVALAVAAIPEGLPAVITTCLALGTRRMAKKNAIVRSLPSVETLGCTSVICSDKTGTLTTNQMSVCRMFILDKAEGDSCSLTQFTISGSTYAPEGDVYLDNRPVKCSGYDALVEMATICALCNDSSLDFNESKGVYEKVGEATETALTCLVEKMNVFDTDVRSLSRIERANACNSVIKQLMKKEFTLEFSRDRKSMSVYCTPSKGKSTTSKMFVKGAPEGVIDRCSYVRVGASRVPMSQGIKDKIMSVIREYGTGRDTLRCLALATRDNPLRKDEMVLSDTARFSDYESDLTFVGCVGMLDPPRTEVAASIKLCRQAGIRVIMITGDNKGTAVAICRRIGIFSEDDDVHCMAFTGREFDDLSPNSQREAVMAARCFARVEPSHKSKIVEFLQGFDEITAMTGDGVNDAPALKKAEIGIAMGSGTAVAKTASEMVLADDNFSTIVAAVEEGRAIYNNMKQFIRYLISSNVGEVVCIFLTAALGFPEALIPVQLLWVNLVTDGLPATALGFNPPDLDIMNKPPRNAKEPLISGWLFFRYLAIGCYVGAATVGAAAWWFTVADDGPQITLYQLSHFLQCSPDHPDFHDLECHVFESPYPMTMALSVLVTIEMCNALNSLSENQSLLRMPPWENVWLLGAICLSMSLHFLILYVEPLPVIFQITPLSVAQWLMVLKISVPVILLDELLKFVARNYLEPGKDLAAGVQQESWSVSACVQGISWSFIALCLPLVVWLYSTDTNTSRSLGSS
- the atp2a2a gene encoding sarcoplasmic/endoplasmic reticulum calcium ATPase 2 isoform X2; translated protein: MENAHTKSVEEVYSYFNVNESTGLSLDQVKRQREKWGTNELPAEEGKSLWELVVEQFEDLLVRILLLAACISFVLAWFEEGEETITAFVEPFVILLILIANAIVGVWQERNAENAIEALKEYEPEMGKVYRQDRKTVQRIKAKDIVPGDIVEVAVGDKVPADIRICSIKSTTLRVDQSILTGESVSVIKHTDPVPDPRAVNQDKKNMLFSGTNIAAGKAVGVVVATGVSTEIGKIRDEMASTEQEKTPLQQKLDEFGEQLSKVISLICIAVWIINIGHFNDPVHGGSWIRGAIYYFKIAVALAVAAIPEGLPAVITTCLALGTRRMAKKNAIVRSLPSVETLGCTSVICSDKTGTLTTNQMSVCRMFILDKAEGDSCSLTQFTISGSTYAPEGDVYLDNRPVKCSGYDALVEMATICALCNDSSLDFNESKGVYEKVGEATETALTCLVEKMNVFDTDVRSLSRIERANACNSVIKQLMKKEFTLEFSRDRKSMSVYCTPSKGKSTTSKMFVKGAPEGVIDRCSYVRVGASRVPMSQGIKDKIMSVIREYGTGRDTLRCLALATRDNPLRKDEMVLSDTARFSDYESDLTFVGCVGMLDPPRTEVAASIKLCRQAGIRVIMITGDNKGTAVAICRRIGIFSEDDDVHCMAFTGREFDDLSPNSQREAVMAARCFARVEPSHKSKIVEFLQGFDEITAMTGDGVNDAPALKKAEIGIAMGSGTAVAKTASEMVLADDNFSTIVAAVEEGRAIYNNMKQFIRYLISSNVGEVVCIFLTAALGFPEALIPVQLLWVNLVTDGLPATALGFNPPDLDIMNKPPRNAKEPLISGWLFFRYLAIGCYVGAATVGAAAWWFTVADDGPQITLYQLSHFLQCSPDHPDFHDLECHVFESPYPMTMALSVLVTIEMCNALNSLSENQSLLRMPPWENVWLLGAICLSMSLHFLILYVEPLPVIFQITPLSVAQWLMVLKISVPVILLDELLKFVARNYLEPAPAL